The sequence TGGTGATGACGCCCACATTCCTCCCAGGCACAGAGGGAGCCAATGGAACTTGCATCAACAGGGATGTGTCCTTAGCACACCCATTGCATCACCCCACAGGTAGAATGCAAGATGACACCACAGCTTCTGTTTTTGCCTAGTCTCCTGCTCTTTTCCTCCTAAACAGGCTAATATTCTGGTTCTTCTTTCCTTGCCCTAGTTTGGCCTGGGCAGAAGTGGACACAATTCCATTGCTTCAGTGCCGCAAAGATATGGAAGGGCACCTCCTTGGAGGCCTGTGACAGCACCCATAATTATGCTTGTGCCATAGCACCCTCTGAAACAACAAAGCACCCTTGATTCCTCTCTCATCACCTAGCAGTTTGTCTGTACACCTGCCTGCTGTCACCCTCTGAGAAGGACTCAGGTTTTCTGAGTGCTGCATGAACAAGCAATTTCATCCTAGGCTTCTCTTAAAATGAAGCTTAAGAACAAAAGTCGTAAGAAAACAATGGGCACTCAGGTTGCCTACTCAGGAGCTTTCTGGTTTCAGGATGAAGAGGAGAACAATGCTGGAAACAAAGGGGAGCAGACCAAGAACCCTGACCTACATGAAGACAATGTCACCGAACAGACGCATCACATCATCATCCCCAGCTACGCAGCCTGGTTTGACTATAACAGGTGCTCAAGTGGGGACCGGGGAGGGCTTTTCCTCTCAGTACCTCCATCCTTCCAGTCTGTTCTAACGCTTCCGTTTGATTTTTCCTCAGTGTCCATGCTATTGAGCGGAGAGCCCTCCCAGAATTTTTCAATGGCAAGAACAAGTCAAAGACTCCTGAAATGTAAGATTGCTGTTATAAGCAGTAAGGTCTGTTCTGGGATAGTAAATGTGGCAACCTTTTTCCTCTGGTAAGAGGAGGGCTGGGGGAAGTCTCCTTATTTCCTAATCCAAGGATTCCCAAACTTTCTTTCaagtttcattcaggtggtccatggcaTGTAGTCTTGCAGTTTGAAGCAGGGAGATGGCACATCCACTgcattaaataccgtatttttcgctctataggatgcactttttccccttcgaaaatgaaggggaaatgtgtgtgcgtcctatggagcgaagaagccatagccctgcgaccctctcccggctggagaggtgacgcgcggctatggcaagagcctctatagccgtgcaTCACCTCTCCAATCGGGAGAGCgcacgcggggctaaagaagccccgcttaccctctccCAACTGGGGAGGTGacgtgcggctatggcaggagcccctatagccgcgtgtcacctctccaaccAGGAGAGCgagcgcggggctaaagaagccatacccccgcgaccctctcccagctgaagaggtgacgcgcggctatggcaagaGCCTCTCCGCTGcacgcctttccgctgctccctgacctgctctttggggctggtggtgggcttccccccgccagccccaaagagcaggttgaaaggaacctgaagcctggagagcgagaggggtcggtgtgcaccgacccctctcgctctccaggcttccaaggtagccgcctgaaggcgactgGACGCACCTTAAAcgacaccttgttttagagggggaaaacaaaagggggaaaattctccccctctctgcgcaacgcctcctgccgctttgctgaaggggcgctgggcagggagggggggatttttttttcttcttgttttcccccctctaaaacaaggtgcgtcctattgtccggtgcgtcctatagagcgaaaaatacggtatgttgatttttttacttgtatttttgtagcttcttttatttcttatgttgtatgttgttgcactacagttTGAATTCTGTGGAATAATAAAATGCCATATATAATAAATGACAGCAGTAACAAAGTACAATTAAAAAACATACATACAGCATTTGGCACAGTGCATTCCAATTGCTACAATGGACAGAAAAActattaagtggtctgccaagaccctcagcaattttcaagtagtCAGTGTAAAAAAAAGTTAGGGAACCGTTATACTGGCCTCTGTAGTATATGGGAGAGAATAGGCCTTAATATCATGGGAATACTTTACAGGGTGACACGGGTTATAAATAGTGGTTCTGACTGTCAtctttttctttctgctgcaCTTTAGCTACTTGGCATACCGCAATTTCATGATTGACACATACCGGCTCAATCCACAGGAGTACCTAACCTCGACTGCCTGCCGTCGGAACCTGGCTGGGGATGTGTGTGCCATCATGAGGTATGCTGAGAAACAGAATAGCCGAGCAAAGCCAGAAGGAATGTATTCAAGACAGAAGCGGCCTCTAGCATTCTAGCTTTCGTACAGGGCTTAGTGCAACAGGATTTTTCCTCGTTTCTTAGCTCCCATTGTGTTTAATAGCAAAAATTATTTAAAGGTGATGAAAACTGAACATGCCCTgttgaagaagaaacagaagttttGCTTGAGAGTCTTCTTGTTTGACAAAATTGATCTTCCTTATCTGGCTGTTTGGCAGATAATTTGTCCTGGGGAGGGAGTCCAGCTCCTGATCCTCTTAAAAGCAGAGAATAGAATTTGCCACATGGCTGAGCTTCGGGTCCAACTCTGATCCTCTCATGCAGAGTCCATGCCTTCCTGGAGCAATGGGGACTCATTAATTACCAAGTGGATGCAGAGAGCCGGCCGACACCCATGGGACCACCACCGACATCTCATTTCCATGTTCTGGCTGACACCCCTTCGGGATTGGTGCCACTGCAGCCCAaaacaccccaggtagtgtgagaAGAAATTTATTCAATTTCATTTaggtattttaaatgtttatagCTTGGTGGTTTAAAAATCTTCAAGGGGTAGCGTCCAAAACAcattaaaagcaaaatgaaattatACAAGAATCTAGAAACATCTGATAAAATGAATTAATAGACATTAATTAGAGCATCAGAAAATTGGGAGTGGGGAGTAATTGGGACAACCCAAAATCCCTTTAGAGAATGGTTGTCTTGGTCTGGGTTTAAAAAGCCAGGAAGTAGCAGGGGGAACTTCCACATTCATGCAAGCTAGAATCAATTTGCTAGCTTCAAATCATCCCTGCTTCTATGGAAGACttcatttctttgtttcctatCCTAAAAGATACATCAGACTGGGGCTTAGTGCAAAATTGTGCTTATTCTTCAGAGTCGTCAGAGCGATAGCGACACCAAGGCTGGACGAAAGAACAAAGAGATTGAAGACCTTGTCACTGAGACGGTGAAGGGGAAACCTGAGCTGGTAGGAGAAAGAAGTGCTTCTGGAAGGGAACTATAAATTGTCAGTGTTTCTGGGGTCTAAAAGAGCAGGGCTGCATGgactttccccttctttcccatCAATTTTTAGGATGCATAAGAGATGAATTGTCACATCTTTCACTTCAGGAGTTTCTTAAATGTTGTTGGCTATAGTTTACCTTATAGGCTAACTATAAAATTTCATTGTCAAAGGCCAAGCAAGTCACAAAAAAGAAAGCACCTGCAGATATCTGCCACTGAAAGTTCAGACCCATCCAAGAAGTGGACAGCTTTTCACAACAGATGTGTATGGTCGCTGTCCAACCATTGCAGTCTGTGTTGTAAATTGGCCACAAAAAGAATGCGGTGATGGACATGTTTTCTCTCTGGCTGTGTTTACATCACAGGGAGCtcattcttctctttccccagcAAACCACAGCTTCCCAACAGATGCTGAACTTCCCTGACAAGAGCAAGGAGAAGCCACCAGACATGCAAAACTTTGGGCTTCGCACTGACATGTACACCAAGAAGAATGCTCCTTCCAAGGTAAAGAGTGGGGAGAGGGTGGGTTTGCTGGTATCTGTTCCCTGGTTGGTGTACAGAGGGCCACCAAGAGACAACGGGTTGCCTCCGCCCACTGCCTAGACCATGCAGGGACACAGGACTGGGTAAGAGAGAAACAGCCAGCTCCTCTCCAGTTCTGGCCCAAGGCTGAGCCGGAGAGTACAGCTGAAGAACAGAAAGCCCCTCCACGGCAGGCGTGCCAAAACCTTACACTGAGAAAGAGGCCTCTAAGGACACGTGATGGTCAGATTATGGGGCTGGAGGCCTCCTGGTGACTGACCAGGGTTGTGTTCTAATGCGTGGTTTCCCCACAGAGCAAAGCTGCTGCCAGTGCTACTCGTGAGTGGACAGAGCAGgagacgctgctgctgctggaggtgAGAGGACAGAAACATGATTAACTTCCCACAAAAGTGCCTAAGGCACTTCTTGAGTATTGCTTCCTCTTCCTGCCCCTCATTTGTCCTTAGACCACCCACACATACTGTGAACTGAGACACCGAATAGATTTTTGAAAGTTGTATCTCTGACTcacaaatacataaaatatacaacatttgtaacaacagcagcaaatttcttatacaccacccatctgactgggttaccccagccactctgggcggtttccaacaaaatacaaaggaagaaaacacaacatcaaacgttaaaagcttcccgatacaggctgccttcaaatgtctacGAAAAGTCATAACATTttcttatctctttgacatcttgcattgagggaaccaccagaaggcccctggagttggatctcagtgtctgggctgaacaatgggggtggagatgttccttcaggtatacgggactgaagccatttagggctttaaaggtcaacaccaacactttgaattgtgcgcagaaatatgcatttatttaggAGCTACACTAAACATGGGCACTGAATGTGAGCCTGGCCTCTGAAAAGCTTCAGGCATGTAGAACATCCATTGTGGTGCTGTTGACTGGCTGTTTCTGATCCTTGCCCTTGACCGTTCATGTCCAATGCGTCGTTTCTCTTCACTGCTTTTTAGGCTCTGGAGATGTACAAGGATGACTGGAACAAAGTTTCTGAGCACGTTGGCAGCCGCACGCAGGACGAGTGCATTCTGCATTTCCTGCGCCTTCCTATCGAGGACCCTTACCTGGAGGACTCGGAGGCCTCTCTTGGGCCTCTGGCCTATCAACCCATTCCCTTCAGCCAGTCGGGCAACCCCGTGATGAGCACCGTGGCCTTCTTGGCTTCTGTCGTGGACCCTCGTGTGGCATCCGCAGCAGCCAAGTCAGCCCTTGGTAATTCACTGGGGCTCTTCAGGCTCCCCCCACCGCGCCCTTAGGGACGGAAAGGCTATTAAGTCTGTAAATGGGTGCAGTTGTAGAACAGGTCTAGGACATCACTGTCCAAGAGACTCCTGGAAATTCTCTCCAGCCTTGTCATTTTAAGAGTTGACAGTGCACATATGTTAACAAGCTTTTCTCTACAGACTTaaatacttctttttaaaaaggaaagctgtGGATCTCAGGATGCCAAATTCTGGGCCAGCATCCTGGGAACCAGTAAGGAAATTTTTGCTATCATTTATGTGATGCTAATACCCAGGCTGAACTTGGTCCCCAAACAAGCATCATTCTCACTTCCCCTCCCTCACCTTTTGTTGGTCTGAGATCTCTGAGTTTGCTACTTTCTGAAAGCCTAGCCAATACTCTGCTCCACAGTCTCATCTTGTAGAGGAAATGAGGGCACTTTTCACGACTTGACTCAAGTACAGTACAGGTATATGCTGCAGCGACAGCATCCAtcgcagatggctatccaacccctgcttaaaaacctccaaagtagGTTTACCACCTCTCAGGGGAGTTTGTTCcatggtcaaacagctcttactgtcagaaagttcttcctaatgtttagtctgaatctcctttcttgtaacttgaagtcattggttcgggtcctaccctctggagcaggagaaaacaagcttgctccatcttccatgtgaccctTTATATTTTTGAAGATGGCATTCATACATGTGATGTTGGACTCAGGTGCTCCCCATAAGGTGTGAAAGTCCTGATAGGTGGAAAGTGCATCCCCTAGCACTCAGAAAGTAGACTGGGATGTCATGTAGTGGTTGTTGAAATGAGAAGCTCATTGCTGACAGAGCTACTACACCTGATCAGATGCAGTTCTTCAGCTCCTGTGTCCCCAGTGGCCTCCCGCCCAGCTCTGTTTCAGCTGCAACTCTTGCCTATCTCAGCCACTTCCTAGTGGGTAGAAAAGGTGCAATAGGATTTCTTGCTGCCCGCAGCACCTACACTGCAATGCCCATTTTGCCCCTCTCCCTGTATCCTCCCTGCACGCACCGTTTGGCCACCCGTTGCTCTTTCCGCTGACCCTGTGGCTCTCTTCTGCAGAGGAGTTCTCCAAGATGAAGGAAGAGGTCCCCACAGCCTTGGTTGAAGCTCACGTCCGCAAGGTAGAGGAAGCTGCCAAGGTGACAGGCAAGGCAGACCCGGCATTTGGTCTGGAGAGCAGCGGAATTGCAGGGACCACATCCGATGAGCTGGAGAGAATAGGTGAGGGGGGCGAGCGGGGCGCCTTCCGCGCTTCATCCCGTGAAGCGCCCTCGATGGACCTCGCCCAGTGTGCGGTGGGGACTAAGAAGGGTGCCGAGACGCAGGAGACCAGAGCCGGCCTGGCTTCCGGCCTGGAGCTCACACTCAATCGCCTGGCGCAGGGTAAGGGATTCCCATCGTCACTCTATCTAACCCCACCCTACCCCATCAGACCAGGCAGATCATGGGTTGGGCTGTGTGCCTCAAGCTTTCGCCTCCAGAAGCTGACAGTCTGGCTCAGGGAATGGCTTCTGGGGCCTGCCTTCTTGGGGGGTGCCTGGTCTTAAGCTGGAACTGAGCAGCGAGGGAAGGTGGAGGCTGGCATTTGGAGTTCTCCCTCTCTAAGGTGCTCCTGTCCAGAACTTGCCTCAGGTCTAAAATACCAGCAATCTGAGAAGAGTTTACTGGGCCTTAGTCTAGTGGGTCCCTCAGCTGTCATTCCTTGTAAGGGTGCTTGAGACAGGATCTCACCCATTCAGATTCCCACTCCCATTCATTcttccaattcccccccccctttagtggGTGGGAGGGAGCTTCACTTGCAGCCTTTAATATTGGTATCTTTTTTCCTTGTCTGTTTCTCCATTCCTTGCTCAGAAGAGAGCTGCACAGATGAGAACCGGGCAGAACCTCCGTCATCGGAAGAGAAGAAAGAGGTGAAGGTGCGGCAGGGCGTGGATGAGCCCCCATACATGTTCAGCAAAAAATGAGCCTCCAAAATTTCCTGCATGGGGCATACGTAGGTAGGAGAGGGAGGAAACTGAGGAGATGCCTCATAGGATCCCCACAGGATGTTTGCAGCACCAGCTTGCAACTTTTCTAACTAAAGTAAGGCACCATGTTACCCTGCTAACAACTAACTGTCCCTCAGAGTCCTTCACTTCATTAATTTTCTGATCGCAATATATATCCTGGTCTACTTTCCTGGCCACTAGAATAATAACTGTAGATCCCCTGCTCCAGTTCTGAGACTTTTCCAATTGTGCCTTCTATATTGTGTGTGCCTGAGCCCCATGCCACAGCTAGGGGAAGGATTAAGAGGCATTAGGCAGCTGCTGGAATCAAGCCCTTCTCTCAATGCAGGAACCAAGAGAAGGCGCCCTGGAGGAGGAAGTGAAGGAGAAACTTGGAGAGGTGCccaggaaagaggaagagaaaagcaaagaGGCTGACGGCGAGAAGGAGATGGACAAGAGTGACGGGGACACCATGGGTGAGCACCACCTTCTGGGTAATGGCAAAGCTCATAAAGTAGCGAGTGAACTAGGAGCCTGAGCAGAGCTGGGATGCTGTGGTCACATGTTCTGAAGCAGGGGCTCCCTCCGGATGTTGCTCAACTACGTCTCATCAGTAACGATTGAGcacgctggctgggactgatgagagctggagtctagcaaacatctggagggctacagtttACCCAACCCTAAAGTCTAAAGTCTCAGCCAGAGGTACTGTTAACTTAAATGCAGCACAGTATGCCACTTGCCTCCTAGAGGCATAAGAACCTAATGGGAATGGGACAGCTCTGCCATTGGAAAATCGAAAAGCTTGTGGTTAGTAGCATTGGTGGGTGTGAAGAGTGTTGGGACGGAAGGTGAGTTAACAGAGCAGTAAAGTAAacattccaagcacaattcaaagtgttggtgttgatctttaaagccctaaacagcttcggtCTTGTATAcgcaaaggagcgtctccacccgcatcgttcagcctggacactgaggtccagctccaaggggcttctggtggttccctcactgaaagaagtgaagctacagggagccaggcagaaggCTTTCCCAGTAGtcgcacccgccctgtagaagaGTTGAACAATCATATGACTttttgtagacatctgaaggcagccctgtttcgggaagcttttaatgtctgatgtattgtgtgttttatattttgttggaagctgaccagagtggctggggcacaacaaattcctcttctttttatgatgatgatgatgactactactactactacagcaacTAGTACCACAAAGAAAACATCCACTCATGAATTTCttgctgtccttccttccttctttccttctcttccttcctcccctccctccttccttccttccttccctccctcccacccatccCACCTGTGCCTGATCAGCCTTTTGAGTGCATGAAAAAATGTGCAGTGATAAACCAGGCACTGAGGGATATTCCACCTCTTTCTAAGCAATAGTAGGCCAGGAGATCACGCACCCATCTGCCCATaatttgtttttctcctcctcagCTGAcggggaaaaggaaaaagaacccaAGGATGGTAGTGAAGAAGGGCCCAAGGATCTGGCGGAGGCCGAGGCGGAGCGGAAGACCAAAGTGGAGAGGGACATAGGCGAGGGCAATCTTTCTACGGCAGCGGCGGCAGCtttggcggcggcagcagtgaaGGCGAAGGTCAGTGGCTGCAGGATTGGCTGGCTTCTCCATAGGCCAGATGGACGTGTGGGGTTGCCATTCGGACTGACCTTCTAGGAAGCAAATTGCTTTTATATAGTCATGCAGTTGCTAGGCTGCAACCCCATGGTAAAAACATACCAAGTGGGTTACAAATTTTATAAACGGCATGAAGCTAAACAGCAGgcagaagcatttttttaaaaaaagttgaaaaGTCAATACAACAGATACAGTGAGGTTCCTAGTTCAGATCACACCTCAGCCGTAAGTTTCCTTGATCTCTTTAGGAAAGCTACAGAATCTCTTGGCTTCCATCCTTCCTCTGGAATATGAGGAAAATAGTTGCACTGCTATTGTTTGGATTATTGGCATATTGTATGTGACATGTTTTAGGCAGCCAACAAGTTAGCAGGGCCAGTAAGTTGGTCATGTTGCCATGCATTCAGGCACTCTGTTTTTGCTCTCTCACTTGGGTGACTCAGGGGTTGGAATTCTGAGCCCAGCTTCTAATCTGACAATCTCTCAGTCCTGCTTTAGGCATGAAGGCTTAAGGTGTGGGGTAACTTCTGAAGATGTAGAACGTGGGGTAGGGCAGTCCTCCTCTGCTGGGAAGTTTTGGTCTCTGGATTTTTCATAGAGTTCTGTAGGGCATGCTACTTCCAGAGCTTTGATCCAccctctctcctctttctctgcaGCACTTGGCAGCCGTGGAAGAGCGTAAGATCAAGTCCCTGGTTGCCTTGCTGGTGGAGACTCAGATGAAGAAGCTTGAGATCAAGCTAAGGCACTTTGAGGAGCTGGAGACCATCATGGACCGGGAGCGCGAGGCAGTGAGTACGCTTGCGCCCCCTTGAGGCCAGCACTGCTTACGCTGCCCAAAGCAGGTTGAGCCCCATGCTGAGATGCAActtaacacgtgtgtgtgtgtgtgtgtgtgtgtgcgtgtgcttcTGGGTTTTGTAGGAACTCCTGCTCTAGGTGCTGCCACAGCCTCTGTTTGTTTTGTATCTTCCCTAGTtgatgtgggaatgttgtggatagtaggagaggatatattgattaaatattatccttcctcactcaagCTAGTGAGTCATATAGCAGAGctcattcccctttacacagcaggaagctagtttgcaaattcgtttgaatctctttaagCAATCCAATCCGGCATGCCTAGATTGGAGTTTATTCCTGGTAAGCCCCCTTTTGTCCCctcttaaaaagaaataaagacacaacagtcttcctTAAACAGTAACaataagtttacttacattcagttcacagtatgatccctgaaggcaggctttagcttgtaatTACAGTTACAGAATGTGGCTTACATCCTTTGTAAGGATGGGCccttgtgctgctggctgagagccagcagtgcagtccaAGAGAAGAAAGTCTCAAGAAAATCCAAAAGAGATGGCTGCGTGACGGGACCTTTTGTGGGGTCTGCAAGGGTCacgcccacctacctggtcacatgcagggggaggatgctccagaccaggtggaacaggaagttcaactggctggaTCAACATCTCCCTGTCTGCatccactctaggcaaacaaagaatgttgtatttgactgctataAGGATTACATTCCACAGTTGACAGCCATGATTCTTCTTACTTGCAGCCAGGCAGTGGTCCGTATGGGAAGCCCAGAGAATGCTCTGAAGGCACCTGCTGCAGTTATATGCTGGAGCTAAGTAGATTTGGCTCCAGCGGATGACTGGGAACATTAGGCTCCATGTATAACGAAGCATATGTAGCGGAGTAAGAATTTGCGGCCACGTTAggagaagaaaagaaaccaaGGGAAGGGAGAGCACTGCATGAGGGGGTTTGGAATAGAGAACTTGCCCAGCGTAACCTGTCCCTGATCTCTCTGTAGCTAGAGTACCAGAGGCAGCAGCTCCTGGCTGACCGACAGGCCTTCCACATGGAGCAGCTCAAGTATGCTGAGATGCGCGCTCGCCAGCAACATTTCCAGCAGAtgcaccaacagcagcagcagcagccaccgccACCGCCTCTCTCTGTGGGCACACAGCCTCTTCCTCCTTCAGGGGCTCCTCTGGCACCAGCTGCACACTCCATGCCTATCGCCCAGGCTTCTGTGCCGGCCACCAGCACCGTAGGGCAGCCCAGCAGTTTGGCTCCAGCAGAACAGATTGGGCAGCCAGTGGCTGCTCAGCCACAGCCCGCAGCCGCTGGAGCTCCACAGACAGGCCCAGGTCAGACTGGACAGCCGTCTGCAGGTTCTCATGGTAAGTGCGACCAGCTTTTCGTTTGATCCACCAAGGGCAGAACGAGACTGTGCTCTGCAAGGGCACACATGCGCTCCGGGCTTCATTTCTCACATTGCAAATATCAGGGCTAGGAAGGGTGTGCTCAGGCTTTGCAGAGCTTCTGCAGTCAGAGCAGAAAGGCTACAGGTCTGGCTTCTTCGAGGTCGGCTCCAGAGCTGAAGGGATCTCTTCCCTTGGCAAAACCAAAGAGATGCTAGATTCCTTACAGTTCAGAAGCTTGTAGCTCCATTTGtaacaaaaactttaaaaaagaaaatcagttCATAATTATGTTCTGAATAAAGTGTATTCTGTGGTAAACCAATTCATACATAATGCACTTTATGTTCCTAAAGTAACAAAGTGGCTTTCAGTATGTATAGAGTACTTTTTTAAAACTGGGGAAAGCCCAGGCTTTTTTCATGGCTTCAGAACTTTTGGAAATTTGACATCTCTACTCATGATCTAATGGAACAAGCTGCTTACAGAGCCTT comes from Podarcis raffonei isolate rPodRaf1 chromosome 2, rPodRaf1.pri, whole genome shotgun sequence and encodes:
- the SMARCC2 gene encoding SWI/SNF complex subunit SMARCC2 isoform X5 → MAVRKKDGGPNVKYYEASDTVSQFDSARIWLSKNYKKYIQAEPPTNKSLSSLVVQLLQFQEEVFGKHVSNAPLTKLPIKCFLDFKAGGALCHILAAAYKFKSDQGWRRFDFQNPSRMDRNVEMFMTIEKSLVQNNCLSRPNIYLHPDVDPKLQAKLKDIVKRHQGTVTEDKNNASHIVFPVPGSLEEEEWVRPIMKRDKQVLLHWGYYPDSYDTWIPASEIEAPVEDAPTPEKPRKVHGKWILDTDTFNEWMNEEDYEVNDEKSPVSRRKKISAKTLTDEVNSPDSDRRDKKGGNYKKRKRSPSPSPTPEAKKKNAKKGPSTPYTKSKRGHREEEQEDLTKDMDEPSPVPNVEEVTLPKTVNTKKDSESAPVKGGTMTDLDEPEDETMETAGKDEEENNAGNKGEQTKNPDLHEDNVTEQTHHIIIPSYAAWFDYNSVHAIERRALPEFFNGKNKSKTPEIYLAYRNFMIDTYRLNPQEYLTSTACRRNLAGDVCAIMRVHAFLEQWGLINYQVDAESRPTPMGPPPTSHFHVLADTPSGLVPLQPKTPQSRQSDSDTKAGRKNKEIEDLVTETVKGKPELQTTASQQMLNFPDKSKEKPPDMQNFGLRTDMYTKKNAPSKSKAAASATREWTEQETLLLLEALEMYKDDWNKVSEHVGSRTQDECILHFLRLPIEDPYLEDSEASLGPLAYQPIPFSQSGNPVMSTVAFLASVVDPRVASAAAKSALEEFSKMKEEVPTALVEAHVRKVEEAAKVTGKADPAFGLESSGIAGTTSDELERIEESCTDENRAEPPSSEEKKEVKEPREGALEEEVKEKLGEVPRKEEEKSKEADGEKEMDKSDGDTMADGEKEKEPKDGSEEGPKDLAEAEAERKTKVERDIGEGNLSTAAAAALAAAAVKAKHLAAVEERKIKSLVALLVETQMKKLEIKLRHFEELETIMDREREALEYQRQQLLADRQAFHMEQLKYAEMRARQQHFQQMHQQQQQQPPPPPLSVGTQPLPPSGAPLAPAAHSMPIAQASVPATSTVGQPSSLAPAEQIGQPVAAQPQPAAAGAPQTGPGQTGQPSAGSHAQPPFPSQQPSSQILPGAVPATVHPAMAGNIPSALPFGMPASIPFSMASNVTDSIGINFPANTPVHPVHGNLACSMANPPIVNIASTLHPPATPLPHGSAAAQSPAIVAAMQGSLLSNAGVGSDQGPSLQPDPIAPSPSTATPVPPTQ
- the SMARCC2 gene encoding SWI/SNF complex subunit SMARCC2 isoform X6; its protein translation is MAVRKKDGGPNVKYYEASDTVSQFDSARIWLSKNYKKYIQAEPPTNKSLSSLVVQLLQFQEEVFGKHVSNAPLTKLPIKCFLDFKAGGALCHILAAAYKFKSDQGWRRFDFQNPSRMDRNVEMFMTIEKSLVQNNCLSRPNIYLHPDVDPKLQAKLKDIVKRHQGTVTEDKNNASHIVFPVPGSLEEEEWVRPIMKRDKQVLLHWGYYPDSYDTWIPASEIEAPVEDAPTPEKPRKVHGKWILDTDTFNEWMNEEDYEVNDEKSPVSRRKKISAKTLTDEVNSPDSDRRDKKGGNYKKRKRSPSPSPTPEAKKKNAKKGPSTPYTKSKRGHREEEQEDLTKDMDEPSPVPNVEEVTLPKTVNTKKDSESAPVKGGTMTDLDEPEDETMETAGKDEEENNAGNKGEQTKNPDLHEDNVTEQTHHIIIPSYAAWFDYNSVHAIERRALPEFFNGKNKSKTPEIYLAYRNFMIDTYRLNPQEYLTSTACRRNLAGDVCAIMRVHAFLEQWGLINYQVDAESRPTPMGPPPTSHFHVLADTPSGLVPLQPKTPQSRQSDSDTKAGRKNKEIEDLVTETVKGKPELQTTASQQMLNFPDKSKEKPPDMQNFGLRTDMYTKKNAPSKSKAAASATREWTEQETLLLLEALEMYKDDWNKVSEHVGSRTQDECILHFLRLPIEDPYLEDSEASLGPLAYQPIPFSQSGNPVMSTVAFLASVVDPRVASAAAKSALEEFSKMKEEVPTALVEAHVRKVEEAAKVTGKADPAFGLESSGIAGTTSDELERIEESCTDENRAEPPSSEEKKEEPREGALEEEVKEKLGEVPRKEEEKSKEADGEKEMDKSDGDTMADGEKEKEPKDGSEEGPKDLAEAEAERKTKVERDIGEGNLSTAAAAALAAAAVKAKHLAAVEERKIKSLVALLVETQMKKLEIKLRHFEELETIMDREREALEYQRQQLLADRQAFHMEQLKYAEMRARQQHFQQMHQQQQQQPPPPPLSVGTQPLPPSGAPLAPAAHSMPIAQASVPATSTVGQPSSLAPAEQIGQPVAAQPQPAAAGAPQTGPGQTGQPSAGSHAQPPFPSQQPSSQILPGAVPATVHPAMAGNIPSALPFGMPASIPFSMASNVTDSIGINFPANTPVHPVHGNLACSMANPPIVNIASTLHPPATPLPHGSAAAQSPAIVAAMQGSLLSNAGVGSDQGPSLQPDPIAPSPSTATPVPPTQ
- the SMARCC2 gene encoding SWI/SNF complex subunit SMARCC2 isoform X4 gives rise to the protein MAVRKKDGGPNVKYYEASDTVSQFDSARIWLSKNYKKYIQAEPPTNKSLSSLVVQLLQFQEEVFGKHVSNAPLTKLPIKCFLDFKAGGALCHILAAAYKFKSDQGWRRFDFQNPSRMDRNVEMFMTIEKSLVQNNCLSRPNIYLHPDVDPKLQAKLKDIVKRHQGTVTEDKNNASHIVFPVPGSLEEEEWVRPIMKRDKQVLLHWGYYPDSYDTWIPASEIEAPVEDAPTPEKPRKVHGKWILDTDTFNEWMNEEDYEVNDEKSPVSRRKKISAKTLTDEVNSPDSDRRDKKGGNYKKRKRSPSPSPTPEAKKKNAKKGPSTPYTKSKRGHREEEQEDLTKDMDEPSPVPNVEEVTLPKTVNTKKDSESAPVKGGTMTDLDEPEDETMETAGKDEEENNAGNKGEQTKNPDLHEDNVTEQTHHIIIPSYAAWFDYNSVHAIERRALPEFFNGKNKSKTPEIYLAYRNFMIDTYRLNPQEYLTSTACRRNLAGDVCAIMRVHAFLEQWGLINYQVDAESRPTPMGPPPTSHFHVLADTPSGLVPLQPKTPQSRQSDSDTKAGRKNKEIEDLVTETVKGKPELQTTASQQMLNFPDKSKEKPPDMQNFGLRTDMYTKKNAPSKSKAAASATREWTEQETLLLLEALEMYKDDWNKVSEHVGSRTQDECILHFLRLPIEDPYLEDSEASLGPLAYQPIPFSQSGNPVMSTVAFLASVVDPRVASAAAKSALEEFSKMKEEVPTALVEAHVRKVEEAAKVTGKADPAFGLESSGIAGTTSDELERIGEGGERGAFRASSREAPSMDLAQCAVGTKKGAETQETRAGLASGLELTLNRLAQESCTDENRAEPPSSEEKKEEPREGALEEEVKEKLGEVPRKEEEKSKEADGEKEMDKSDGDTMADGEKEKEPKDGSEEGPKDLAEAEAERKTKVERDIGEGNLSTAAAAALAAAAVKAKHLAAVEERKIKSLVALLVETQMKKLEIKLRHFEELETIMDREREALEYQRQQLLADRQAFHMEQLKYAEMRARQQHFQQMHQQQQQQPPPPPLSVGTQPLPPSGAPLAPAAHSMPIAQASVPATSTVGQPSSLAPAEQIGQPVAAQPQPAAAGAPQTGPGQTGQPSAGSHAQPPFPSQQPSSQILPGAVPATVHPAMAGNIPSALPFGMPASIPFSMASNVTDSIGINFPANTPVHPVHGNLACSMANPPIVNIASTLHPPATPLPHGSAAAQSPAIVAAMQGSLLSNAGVGSDQGPSLQPDPIAPSPSTATPVPPTQ